One genomic segment of Amycolatopsis granulosa includes these proteins:
- a CDS encoding TetR/AcrR family transcriptional regulator, with amino-acid sequence MDKPTRRGRERAATDQDIRRTARKLLVERGPEAVTLRAIARELGITAPALYRYYGSRDDLVEHLRLDVVADLAAELAEELSGLPDDGAVQLFAICRGFRRWALTHTKEFTLVFASPTGEVGSAAGSVATLNRVNEPFGRIFLTAAGHLLANFQLEIPPAESVPVELHDDLTAFQDELLAVLAESGVGFPPEKLDLSTTYVMIQFWARLYGHVTLEVFGNYPIPMSKPDAVFDALLADLAREIGLDTPWT; translated from the coding sequence ATGGACAAGCCGACCCGGCGGGGTCGCGAGCGTGCGGCGACCGACCAGGACATCCGCCGCACCGCGCGCAAGCTCCTCGTCGAGCGCGGACCGGAAGCCGTGACACTGCGGGCCATCGCCCGTGAACTCGGCATCACGGCACCCGCCCTGTACCGGTACTACGGCTCCCGCGACGACCTGGTCGAGCACCTCCGCCTCGATGTCGTCGCCGACCTGGCCGCCGAACTCGCCGAGGAACTGTCCGGGCTGCCCGACGACGGGGCGGTGCAGCTGTTCGCCATCTGCCGCGGCTTCCGGCGCTGGGCGCTGACGCACACCAAGGAATTCACCCTGGTGTTCGCCTCGCCGACGGGGGAGGTCGGCTCCGCGGCCGGCAGCGTGGCGACGCTGAACCGGGTGAACGAGCCGTTCGGCCGGATCTTCCTCACCGCCGCGGGCCACCTGCTCGCCAACTTCCAGCTGGAGATCCCCCCGGCCGAGTCGGTGCCCGTCGAACTGCACGACGACCTCACAGCGTTCCAGGACGAACTGCTGGCCGTGCTCGCCGAGTCCGGTGTCGGCTTCCCCCCGGAGAAGCTCGACCTGAGCACCACGTACGTGATGATCCAGTTCTGGGCGCGGCTCTACGGGCACGTGACGCTGGAGGTGTTCGGCAACTACCCGATCCCGATGTCCAAGCCGGACGCCGTGTTCGACGCGCTCCTGGCCGACCTCGCGCGCGAGATCGGCCTGGACACGCCCTGGACCTAG
- a CDS encoding DUF1707 SHOCT-like domain-containing protein, which translates to MGEETGTTPLHPRDLRVSDGEREHVVEVLQKAIGRGMIDLDEFTERTDTALKARTRGELNTVLADLPGLVHPEAYAGAPAPAVAHVPGRRLELGAKYSALVRNGHWLVPGEVVVRSRYGSTKLDFTEAQVTSPVVHIELDSKWSSVEVVIPEHAAVDLNAITEIKYGSLQDKTGSDGRPGNPRLVFAGRLHGGSLVIRHPRRGFFAH; encoded by the coding sequence ATGGGCGAGGAGACCGGAACAACGCCGTTGCACCCCCGTGACCTGCGGGTCTCGGACGGGGAGCGTGAGCACGTCGTCGAGGTGCTGCAGAAGGCGATCGGCCGCGGCATGATCGACCTCGACGAGTTCACCGAGCGCACCGACACCGCCCTGAAGGCGCGGACCAGGGGAGAGCTGAACACGGTGCTCGCCGACCTGCCCGGGCTGGTGCACCCCGAGGCGTACGCGGGTGCGCCCGCCCCGGCCGTCGCCCACGTGCCGGGCCGGCGGCTCGAGCTCGGCGCGAAGTACTCCGCGCTGGTGCGCAACGGGCACTGGCTGGTGCCGGGCGAGGTGGTCGTGCGCAGCCGCTACGGTTCGACCAAGCTCGACTTCACCGAGGCGCAGGTGACCAGCCCGGTGGTGCACATCGAGCTGGACTCCAAGTGGAGCTCGGTCGAGGTGGTCATCCCCGAACACGCGGCGGTGGACCTGAACGCGATCACCGAGATCAAGTACGGGTCGCTGCAGGACAAGACGGGGTCCGACGGCCGGCCGGGCAACCCGCGGCTGGTGTTCGCGGGCCGCCTGCACGGCGGTTCCCTGGTGATCCGCCATCCGCGGCGCGGCTTCTTCGCGCACTAG
- a CDS encoding response regulator: protein MISVMVVDDHPIWRDGVARDLTENGFDVRATAPDAAAAVRIATTVRPDVVLMDMNLGSTSGVDATREITTSLPDTRVLVLSASGEHSDVLEAVKAGASGYLVKSASVAELVDAVRRTAEGDPVFTPGLAGLVLGEYRRMAEAPAGGVAPPRLTERETDVLRLVAKGLTSRQIAERLVLSPRTVENHVQSTLRKLQLHNRVELARYAIEHGLDKD from the coding sequence ATGATCAGCGTGATGGTGGTCGACGACCACCCGATCTGGCGGGACGGCGTGGCACGCGACCTCACCGAGAACGGGTTCGACGTGCGGGCGACGGCGCCGGACGCCGCGGCGGCGGTACGCATCGCGACGACCGTGCGGCCCGACGTCGTGCTGATGGACATGAACCTGGGCAGCACCTCCGGCGTGGACGCGACGCGCGAGATCACCACGTCGCTGCCGGACACGCGGGTGCTGGTGCTGTCGGCCAGCGGCGAGCACAGCGACGTGCTGGAAGCGGTGAAGGCCGGCGCGTCCGGCTACCTGGTGAAGTCCGCGTCGGTGGCGGAGCTCGTCGACGCGGTCCGCCGGACCGCCGAGGGCGACCCGGTGTTCACGCCCGGGCTGGCCGGCCTGGTGCTGGGCGAGTACCGGCGGATGGCGGAGGCACCGGCGGGCGGGGTGGCGCCGCCGCGGCTCACCGAGCGGGAGACGGACGTGCTGCGGCTGGTCGCCAAGGGCCTGACCTCGCGGCAGATCGCCGAACGGCTGGTGCTGTCGCCCCGCACGGTGGAGAACCACGTGCAGTCGACGCTGCGGAAGCTGCAACTGCACAACCGGGTCGAACTGGCACGGTACGCGATCGAGCACGGGCTCGACAAAGACTAG
- the macS gene encoding MacS family sensor histidine kinase, whose amino-acid sequence MSRRFGPTAREPATPLWWGTIGLRVVTLLFALGAVIVHSSGYQRPWLAWAVLGAMTLWTVATGLVYAREDLRWRWRWFVLADVLITCGLMLTSPWILTAQQNTAVAPLITTVWVAGAPVAAGTRFGGLGGVAAGLVVSAATGIARHGFTLDVARDGVLLVASGLLIGMSATTARKSAATLAEALRTEAANAERERLARDIHDSVLQVLARVRRRGAELGGEAAELAELAGEQEIALRALVTTGPARHHTGETGLRAALQLLGSSKVQVAAPAGEVNLPAEKTAELVAVVREALSNVDKHAGAAAKAWVLLEDLGGEVVVTVRDDGPGIPEGRLAAAEGEGRMGVVRSMRGRVAALGGTISLETGPGQGTEWEIRVPRT is encoded by the coding sequence GTGAGCCGCCGGTTCGGGCCCACCGCGCGCGAACCGGCCACCCCGCTGTGGTGGGGCACGATCGGGCTGCGCGTGGTCACGCTGCTGTTCGCCCTCGGCGCGGTGATCGTGCACAGCTCCGGCTACCAGCGGCCCTGGCTGGCCTGGGCCGTGCTCGGCGCGATGACACTGTGGACGGTCGCGACCGGCCTGGTCTACGCGCGTGAAGACCTGCGGTGGCGGTGGCGCTGGTTCGTCCTGGCCGACGTGCTGATCACCTGCGGGCTGATGCTCACCTCGCCGTGGATCCTGACCGCGCAGCAGAACACCGCGGTGGCCCCGCTGATCACGACGGTGTGGGTGGCCGGCGCCCCGGTCGCCGCGGGCACCCGTTTCGGCGGCCTCGGGGGCGTCGCCGCGGGACTGGTGGTCTCGGCGGCGACCGGGATCGCCCGGCACGGGTTCACGCTGGACGTCGCGCGCGACGGTGTGCTGCTCGTCGCGAGCGGGCTGCTGATCGGGATGAGCGCGACGACCGCGCGGAAGTCGGCGGCCACGCTCGCCGAGGCGCTGCGCACCGAGGCCGCCAACGCCGAGCGGGAACGGCTGGCGCGGGACATCCACGACAGCGTGCTGCAGGTGCTCGCGCGGGTTCGCCGGCGCGGCGCCGAGCTGGGCGGGGAGGCGGCCGAGCTCGCCGAGCTGGCCGGGGAGCAGGAGATCGCGCTGCGCGCGCTGGTCACCACCGGTCCGGCGCGGCACCACACCGGCGAGACCGGTCTGCGGGCCGCGTTGCAGCTGCTCGGATCCTCGAAGGTGCAGGTCGCGGCTCCCGCCGGGGAGGTGAACCTGCCCGCGGAGAAGACCGCCGAGCTGGTCGCCGTCGTCCGCGAGGCGCTGTCCAACGTCGACAAGCACGCCGGGGCGGCCGCCAAGGCGTGGGTGCTGCTGGAGGACCTGGGCGGCGAGGTCGTGGTGACCGTGCGGGACGACGGTCCGGGCATCCCCGAGGGACGGCTCGCCGCCGCCGAGGGTGAGGGCCGGATGGGGGTGGTTCGCTCGATGCGGGGACGCGTGGCCGCGCTCGGTGGCACGATCTCCCTGGAGACCGGGCCAGGGCAGGGGACGGAATGGGAGATCCGGGTGCCGAGGACATGA
- a CDS encoding AI-2E family transporter, with protein MSEPQPPKYGFLSDDSVVPRGLRVSAAFGWRFLVVAAAAYLILRLLAYLSVVVIPVAIALLLAALLAPAVARLVRVKVPRGLATAIVLIGGLAVLGGLLTFVITQVTDGLPALTSQVNNSLNQIKNFLINDLHLKQEQIQQFIDNSISFLQNNQAAFTNSALTTATTVGEILTGFVLTLFVTIFFLAGGDRIWDWLMLGVPSRVRQRVDVAGRRGFASLVAFVRATAAVAVVDAVGVGIGLAILGVPLAIPLSTLVFLGAFIPIFGAVITGAVAVLVALVTKGFVTALIVLAILIAVMQLESHILQPLLLGRAVKLHPLAVVLGIAAGLVVYGIPGALLAVPLMSIVNAGVRSLLHEVDPNPAEVDVLHDIEAVPNADRDGDDEEPGAPGKK; from the coding sequence GTGAGCGAGCCGCAGCCTCCGAAGTACGGATTTCTCAGCGACGACTCGGTCGTCCCGCGTGGCCTGCGGGTGAGCGCCGCGTTCGGCTGGCGGTTCCTGGTCGTGGCGGCCGCCGCGTACCTGATCCTGCGCCTGCTGGCCTACCTGTCGGTCGTGGTGATCCCGGTGGCGATCGCACTGCTGCTCGCGGCGCTGCTCGCCCCGGCGGTGGCGCGGCTGGTGCGGGTGAAGGTGCCGCGCGGGCTGGCGACCGCGATCGTGCTGATCGGCGGGCTCGCGGTGCTGGGCGGGCTGCTCACCTTCGTCATAACGCAGGTCACCGACGGCCTGCCCGCGCTGACCAGCCAGGTCAACAACAGCCTGAACCAGATCAAGAACTTCCTGATCAACGACCTGCACCTCAAGCAGGAGCAGATCCAGCAGTTCATCGACAACTCGATCAGCTTCCTGCAGAACAACCAGGCCGCGTTCACCAACAGCGCGCTCACCACCGCTACCACGGTCGGGGAGATCCTCACCGGCTTCGTGCTGACGCTGTTCGTCACGATCTTCTTCCTCGCCGGCGGCGACCGGATCTGGGACTGGCTGATGCTGGGCGTCCCGAGCCGGGTCCGGCAGCGCGTGGACGTGGCCGGCCGCCGCGGATTCGCCTCGCTCGTCGCGTTCGTCCGGGCCACCGCCGCGGTCGCGGTGGTGGACGCCGTCGGCGTGGGCATCGGGCTGGCGATCCTCGGCGTGCCGCTCGCGATTCCGCTGTCCACGCTGGTGTTCCTGGGTGCCTTCATCCCGATTTTCGGCGCGGTGATCACCGGTGCGGTCGCCGTGCTCGTCGCGCTGGTCACCAAGGGGTTCGTGACCGCGCTGATCGTGCTGGCCATCCTGATCGCGGTGATGCAGCTGGAGAGCCACATCCTGCAGCCGCTGCTGCTCGGCCGGGCGGTGAAGCTGCACCCGCTGGCCGTGGTGCTCGGCATCGCCGCCGGCCTGGTGGTCTACGGCATCCCGGGCGCGCTGCTCGCCGTGCCGCTGATGTCGATCGTCAACGCCGGGGTGCGGTCGCTGCTGCACGAGGTCGATCCGAACCCGGCGGAGGTCGACGTGCTGCACGACATCGAGGCCGTGCCCAACGCCGATCGGGACGGCGACGACGAGGAACCCGGCGCCCCGGGCAAGAAGTGA
- a CDS encoding beta strand repeat-containing protein, whose protein sequence is MQTWAKRGIQTALVTGGLLMLGTGIASADENVNPDSPAGPLDVNLSVPVDVQDNALGTLGKQVDLPEVHKEISTKPVTDAVNKASAPIAKTGALKPAAPALGAANGVVAKATDAAGGAAERVGQATHPGAQRAAQDFAPSVQDNGDPFHGNKVSANAALPILISGNALGVLGDAHVHSDASQSYAHNSDIKTSGAHGGLAGNVVALDWALPVQISGNALGLVGSGHSSGSATQSASTTGDIDTDGTNGGLAGNVVSPQGATPLQVSGNALGWFLGHAETDFAGSSEAQSGGSIQTHGSKGAGSGNVAGVPVALPAKVSGNAVSWGGDADVPAGAYDAAAQAGDTKPGMNGIPSYIQTDGDDSFLAGNVAQPQPAVPATVAGNAAAWIGNSLVGGGADRKHGGVDLGSDAKSGGFTSTSGEDAAGSGNIADAPVALPVEAFCVGGTWIGNAHASGCDNETDAEAGSGTYTSGNGSFIGGNTVSAPPAGTVEVFGVGGSWIGNASGSATETKDVKAGGYNGSQGNDSTGSGNVVQTPVALPAEIFGVGGSWIGQGAGKASETKTVTSGGGGNTQDDHGAGSANLVQVPVSAPVQAFGIGGAWIGQGSGAAATDTTSTAGGTGHANGKEGFLSGNLGAVPVSLPAQVHGIGGAWIGNGFGLSDNETDSTAGGDLSTTGEGGSIAGNIIEAPVGAVATVFGDAAVWGGVVKGDGANDVVSTAGGDATTNGDGGSIAGDVVAAQLLPVAQVFGNAASLVGVAHAAGLNSTEATSGGDITTSGEGGALSGDIFDVPAAAVAQVFGNAASLGGVAHAVAVNDTTGTVGGTDTTSGPAKALSGIAKQVPLGAVVQVYNIPAGLIAVTSTAVQNATDISVADRKPQIDLPITMPEMGATALPSLPVRSERSALPQANTLPVELPAAGLPTLPELPTNAEGLLPHGDVPALAQLDSNPTAVFNQVTDLVSGKGIHIQG, encoded by the coding sequence ATGCAGACCTGGGCAAAGCGCGGAATTCAGACCGCGCTGGTCACGGGTGGCTTGCTGATGCTGGGTACCGGCATCGCATCTGCCGACGAGAACGTCAACCCGGACAGTCCTGCCGGTCCGCTGGACGTCAACCTGAGCGTCCCGGTCGACGTCCAGGACAACGCCCTGGGCACACTGGGCAAGCAGGTCGACCTTCCCGAGGTGCACAAGGAGATCAGCACCAAGCCGGTCACCGACGCGGTGAACAAGGCTTCGGCCCCGATCGCCAAGACGGGTGCCCTGAAGCCCGCCGCCCCGGCCCTCGGTGCTGCCAACGGTGTGGTCGCGAAGGCCACCGACGCCGCCGGCGGTGCCGCCGAGCGCGTCGGCCAGGCGACGCACCCCGGCGCGCAGCGCGCCGCGCAGGACTTCGCTCCTTCCGTGCAGGACAACGGCGACCCGTTCCACGGCAACAAGGTCTCGGCCAACGCCGCTCTGCCGATCCTGATCAGCGGCAACGCCCTCGGCGTGCTGGGTGACGCGCACGTCCACTCGGACGCGTCCCAGAGCTACGCGCACAACTCCGACATCAAGACCAGCGGCGCGCACGGCGGCCTCGCCGGCAACGTGGTGGCGCTGGACTGGGCCCTGCCCGTCCAGATCTCGGGCAACGCACTCGGCCTCGTCGGCAGCGGCCACTCCTCCGGCAGCGCCACGCAGTCCGCGTCGACCACCGGTGACATCGACACCGACGGCACCAACGGCGGCCTGGCCGGCAACGTCGTCTCCCCGCAGGGCGCGACCCCGCTGCAGGTCTCGGGCAACGCGCTGGGCTGGTTCCTCGGCCACGCCGAAACCGACTTCGCGGGCTCCAGCGAGGCGCAGTCCGGTGGCTCGATCCAGACGCACGGGTCGAAGGGCGCGGGCAGCGGTAACGTCGCCGGCGTGCCGGTGGCCCTGCCCGCCAAGGTGTCCGGCAACGCCGTCTCCTGGGGTGGCGACGCCGACGTGCCGGCCGGTGCCTACGACGCCGCGGCCCAGGCGGGCGACACCAAGCCGGGCATGAACGGCATCCCGAGCTACATCCAGACCGACGGGGACGACTCGTTCCTGGCCGGCAACGTCGCGCAGCCGCAGCCCGCGGTGCCGGCGACCGTCGCGGGCAACGCCGCGGCCTGGATCGGCAACTCGCTCGTCGGCGGCGGCGCGGACCGCAAGCACGGCGGCGTGGACCTCGGCAGCGACGCCAAGTCCGGGGGCTTCACCAGCACCAGCGGTGAGGACGCGGCCGGCTCCGGCAACATCGCGGACGCGCCCGTCGCGCTCCCGGTCGAGGCGTTCTGCGTCGGCGGGACCTGGATCGGCAACGCGCACGCCAGCGGCTGCGACAACGAGACCGACGCCGAGGCCGGCTCGGGCACCTACACCAGCGGCAACGGCTCGTTCATCGGTGGCAACACCGTGTCCGCCCCGCCGGCCGGCACCGTCGAGGTCTTCGGCGTGGGCGGCTCGTGGATCGGCAACGCCTCGGGCAGCGCGACCGAGACCAAGGACGTGAAGGCCGGCGGCTACAACGGCAGCCAGGGCAACGACTCCACCGGCTCGGGCAACGTCGTGCAGACCCCGGTGGCCCTGCCCGCCGAGATCTTCGGCGTCGGTGGCTCGTGGATCGGCCAGGGCGCCGGTAAGGCGAGCGAGACCAAGACCGTGACCTCCGGTGGTGGCGGCAACACCCAGGACGACCACGGCGCGGGCAGCGCGAACCTGGTGCAGGTTCCGGTGTCGGCCCCGGTGCAGGCGTTCGGCATCGGCGGGGCGTGGATCGGCCAGGGCAGCGGCGCGGCCGCGACCGACACCACCTCCACCGCGGGTGGCACCGGGCACGCCAACGGCAAGGAAGGCTTCCTGTCGGGCAACCTGGGCGCGGTTCCGGTCTCGCTGCCGGCGCAGGTGCACGGCATCGGCGGTGCCTGGATCGGCAACGGCTTCGGCCTGTCGGACAACGAGACCGACTCGACCGCGGGCGGCGACCTGTCGACCACGGGTGAGGGCGGCTCGATCGCCGGCAACATCATCGAGGCGCCGGTCGGCGCCGTGGCCACCGTGTTCGGTGACGCCGCGGTGTGGGGCGGTGTCGTGAAGGGCGACGGCGCCAACGACGTCGTGTCCACCGCGGGCGGCGACGCCACGACCAACGGTGACGGCGGCTCGATCGCCGGCGACGTGGTCGCGGCCCAGCTGCTGCCGGTGGCGCAGGTGTTCGGCAACGCCGCGAGCCTGGTCGGCGTGGCGCACGCGGCCGGCCTGAACAGCACCGAGGCCACCTCGGGTGGGGACATCACCACCTCGGGCGAGGGCGGCGCGCTGTCCGGCGACATCTTCGACGTCCCGGCCGCCGCGGTGGCGCAGGTGTTCGGCAACGCCGCCTCGCTGGGCGGGGTCGCGCACGCGGTCGCCGTGAACGACACCACCGGGACCGTGGGCGGCACGGACACCACGTCCGGCCCGGCCAAGGCCCTGTCGGGCATCGCCAAGCAGGTGCCGCTGGGCGCGGTCGTCCAGGTCTACAACATCCCGGCCGGCCTGATCGCGGTCACCAGCACCGCCGTCCAGAACGCGACGGACATCTCGGTCGCCGACCGCAAGCCGCAGATCGACCTGCCCATCACCATGCCGGAGATGGGGGCCACCGCGCTGCCGTCGCTGCCGGTCCGCTCGGAGCGTTCCGCGCTGCCGCAGGCGAACACGCTGCCGGTCGAGCTGCCCGCCGCGGGCCTGCCCACGCTGCCGGAGCTGCCCACGAACGCCGAGGGCCTGCTGCCCCACGGCGACGTCCCGGCTCTCGCGCAGCTGGACTCCAACCCGACCGCCGTCTTCAACCAGGTCACCGACCTGGTGAGCGGCAAGGGAATCCACATCCAGGGCTGA
- a CDS encoding dioxygenase — translation MSATPVLYLSHGAPPLADDARWTRQLADWSANLPQPKAILVVSAHWEEAPVTVGATTTVPLVYDFWGFPDRYYTVTYPAPGAPGLAAKVRKLLRGPGTEVHEAPERGLDHGAYVPLVEMYPDADVPVLQLSMPTLDPRQLFELGRKLKPLRDEGVLIIGSGFFTHNLSAMGVGVDGTPPQWSAEFDQWGAETLRARDLDALLDFRHKAPAATLAHPRIEHFAPLFVSLGAGSEDDRPETVIDGYWYGLAKRSVQIG, via the coding sequence ATGAGTGCGACTCCCGTGCTCTACCTGAGCCATGGCGCGCCACCGCTCGCCGACGATGCCCGATGGACCCGCCAGCTCGCGGACTGGTCGGCGAACCTGCCCCAGCCGAAGGCGATCCTCGTCGTCTCGGCGCACTGGGAGGAGGCTCCGGTCACCGTCGGAGCCACCACGACGGTCCCGCTGGTCTACGACTTCTGGGGCTTCCCGGACCGTTATTACACGGTCACCTACCCGGCACCCGGCGCGCCCGGACTCGCCGCCAAGGTGCGCAAGCTCCTGCGCGGGCCCGGCACCGAGGTGCACGAAGCACCCGAGCGCGGCCTCGACCACGGCGCCTACGTGCCGCTGGTGGAGATGTACCCGGACGCCGACGTACCGGTGCTGCAACTGTCCATGCCGACGCTCGACCCGCGGCAGCTGTTCGAGCTGGGCCGCAAGCTCAAGCCGTTGCGCGACGAGGGTGTGCTGATCATCGGCAGCGGGTTCTTCACGCACAACCTCTCCGCGATGGGGGTCGGCGTGGACGGCACGCCGCCGCAGTGGTCGGCCGAGTTCGACCAGTGGGGCGCGGAAACGCTGCGTGCCCGCGACCTCGACGCGCTGCTCGACTTCCGCCACAAGGCACCGGCCGCCACCCTCGCGCACCCGCGCATCGAGCACTTCGCGCCGCTGTTCGTCAGCCTCGGCGCCGGTTCCGAGGACGACCGGCCGGAAACCGTGATCGACGGCTACTGGTACGGCCTGGCGAAGCGGTCCGTGCAGATCGGCTGA
- a CDS encoding excinuclease ABC subunit UvrA, protein MTELRVVGAREHNLRDVTVALPKHAFTVVTGVSGSGKSSLVFDTIAAESQRQLGETFTTFVRHRLPRYGQPDVDAIENLSAAIVVDQKRLGGGPRSTVGTVTDIYSLMRLLWSRAGRPFAGYSNAFSFNDPRGMCPRCGGLGTARAIVLDELVDRSRSLNEGAIRFPTFQPGGWMWRTFAESGLFDLDKPLADYDPAEWDAFLHGAPEPAPARYEGLLPRFERIWLPKDADSLKGRTRAAFERVVTQETCPKCHGARLSPEALASTVAGRSIAECAAMEAEDLLTFVRTLTEPAPVVAGLVAQLERLVSIGLGYLTMDRPTSTLSGGESQRVKMVRHLGSSLTDMLYVFDEPSVGLHPDDVTQLVALLKSLRDKGNTVLVVEHDPDVITAADHVVDLGPGAGQDGGRVVYQGAVAGLADTPTGRYLRHRPRIKENPRPAERFLQIRGATRHNLRGVDADIPLGVLTVVTGVAGSGKSTLVHGFVPDAVSVDQSPIRGSRRSSPATFTGMLDGIRQRFAAANGVSPSLFSANSAGACPRCHGLGVLYTDLAFLDPVVSTCEECEGRRFVEDVLRYTYRGRTISEVLDLSARDAREVFPDEPVLDRLVEVGIGYLSLGQPLNTLSGGERQRLKLAVELARPGRTYVFDEPTTGLHPADVAGLIELFDRLVSAGSTVVVIEHNLDVIARADWIVDIGPGPGRHGGRVLFQGPPAELVRQERSTTGRHLARLSGNR, encoded by the coding sequence ATGACAGAACTACGGGTGGTGGGAGCCCGCGAACACAACCTCCGCGACGTCACGGTCGCGCTGCCGAAGCACGCGTTCACCGTCGTCACCGGGGTCTCCGGATCGGGGAAGTCCTCGCTGGTGTTCGACACGATCGCCGCCGAATCGCAGCGGCAGCTGGGCGAAACGTTCACCACGTTCGTGCGCCACCGGCTGCCCCGGTACGGCCAGCCGGACGTGGACGCGATCGAGAACCTGTCCGCCGCGATCGTGGTGGACCAGAAGCGGCTCGGCGGGGGGCCGCGCTCGACCGTCGGCACGGTCACCGACATCTACTCGCTGATGCGGCTGCTGTGGTCGCGTGCCGGCCGACCGTTCGCCGGGTACTCGAACGCGTTCTCCTTCAACGATCCGCGGGGGATGTGCCCGCGCTGCGGCGGGCTGGGCACGGCCCGCGCCATCGTGCTCGACGAGCTGGTCGACCGCAGCCGCTCGCTGAACGAGGGCGCGATCCGCTTCCCCACCTTCCAGCCGGGCGGGTGGATGTGGCGCACCTTCGCCGAATCCGGCCTGTTCGACCTGGACAAACCGCTCGCCGACTATGACCCGGCGGAGTGGGACGCGTTCCTGCACGGTGCACCGGAACCGGCGCCGGCGAGGTACGAAGGTCTGCTGCCGCGCTTCGAACGCATCTGGCTGCCCAAGGACGCCGACTCGCTGAAGGGCCGCACCCGTGCGGCGTTCGAGCGGGTGGTGACCCAGGAAACCTGCCCGAAGTGCCACGGCGCCCGCCTCTCCCCGGAGGCACTGGCGTCCACAGTGGCCGGACGCTCGATCGCCGAGTGCGCCGCGATGGAGGCCGAGGACCTGCTGACGTTCGTGCGCACGCTGACCGAACCGGCACCGGTGGTCGCCGGCCTGGTCGCGCAACTGGAGCGGCTCGTGTCGATCGGGCTCGGGTACCTCACGATGGACCGCCCGACCTCGACCCTGTCCGGTGGCGAGTCGCAGCGCGTGAAGATGGTGCGCCACCTGGGCAGCAGCCTCACCGACATGCTCTACGTGTTCGACGAGCCGAGCGTCGGCCTGCACCCGGACGACGTCACGCAGCTGGTCGCCCTGCTCAAGAGCCTGCGCGACAAGGGGAACACCGTGCTGGTGGTGGAGCACGACCCGGACGTGATCACCGCGGCCGACCACGTCGTCGACCTCGGTCCCGGCGCCGGGCAGGACGGCGGCCGCGTGGTCTACCAGGGTGCGGTCGCGGGACTGGCGGACACGCCTACCGGCCGCTACCTGCGGCACCGCCCGCGGATCAAGGAGAACCCGCGCCCGGCCGAGCGGTTCCTGCAGATCCGTGGCGCCACCCGGCACAACCTGCGGGGCGTCGACGCGGACATCCCGCTCGGCGTGCTGACCGTCGTCACCGGCGTGGCCGGGTCCGGCAAGAGCACGCTGGTGCACGGGTTCGTCCCGGACGCGGTGTCGGTCGACCAGAGCCCGATCCGCGGTTCGCGCCGGTCCAGCCCGGCCACGTTCACCGGGATGCTCGACGGCATCCGGCAGCGGTTCGCCGCCGCGAACGGGGTGAGCCCGTCGCTGTTCAGCGCGAACTCCGCGGGGGCCTGCCCGCGCTGCCACGGCCTCGGCGTGCTCTACACCGACCTGGCCTTCCTCGACCCGGTGGTCTCGACGTGCGAGGAGTGCGAGGGGCGGCGGTTCGTCGAGGACGTCCTGCGCTACACCTACCGCGGCCGCACGATCAGCGAGGTGCTCGACCTCAGTGCGCGGGACGCGCGGGAGGTCTTCCCGGACGAACCGGTGCTGGACCGGCTGGTCGAGGTGGGGATCGGGTACCTGTCGCTGGGCCAGCCGCTGAACACGCTGTCCGGCGGCGAGCGGCAGCGCCTCAAGCTCGCCGTCGAGCTCGCCCGGCCCGGCCGCACCTACGTCTTCGACGAGCCCACCACCGGGCTGCACCCCGCGGACGTCGCCGGCCTGATCGAGCTGTTCGACCGGCTGGTGTCGGCCGGTTCGACGGTCGTGGTGATCGAGCACAACCTGGACGTGATCGCGCGGGCGGACTGGATCGTCGACATCGGCCCCGGCCCGGGCCGGCACGGCGGGCGGGTGCTGTTCCAGGGACCGCCGGCCGAGCTGGTCCGACAGGAGCGGTCCACGACCGGGCGGCACCTGGCCCGGCTGTCAGGGAACCGCTAA